A genomic window from Populus alba chromosome 19, ASM523922v2, whole genome shotgun sequence includes:
- the LOC118027786 gene encoding benzyl alcohol O-benzoyltransferase, whose product MASSPTSLVFKVHRREPELIKPSKPTPHEFKLLSDIDDQEGLRFHIPVMQFYRNNPSMQGKDPVKIIREALAKTLVFYYPFAGRLREGPDRKLMVECTGEGILFIEADADVTLEQFGDALQPPFPCLEELLFDVPGSGGVLNCPLLLIQVTRLKCGGFLFALRLNHTMSDAAGLVQFMAAVGEMARGANAPSVPAVWERQVLNASNPPRVTCTHREYEEVADTKGTIIPLDDMAHRSFFFGPSEMSALRKFVPPHLSHCSSFEILTACLWKCRTIALQPDPTEEMRIICIVNARDKFNPPLPRGYYGNGFAFPVAVATAGELSKNPFGYALELVRKAKADVTEEYMRSVSSLMVMKGRPHFTVVRAYLVSDLRRAGFEEVDFGWGNAIYGGAAKGGVGAIPGVASFYIPFTNKNGENGVVVPFCLPAPAMERFVKELDGMLKVDQPVSAQTKSKFIVSSL is encoded by the exons ATGGCATCATCACCCACCTCTCTGGTGTTCAAAGTTCACAGACGTGAACCAGAGCTTATCAAGCCTTCCAAGCCCACCCCTCATGAGTTCAAGCTATTATCTGACATCGATGATCAAGAAGGTCTTCGATTCCACATTCCAGTTATGCAATTTTATCGCAACAATCCCTCTATGCAAGGGAAAGATCCCGTCAAAATTATTAGAGAGGCACTTGCCAAAACATTAGTGTTCTACTACCCGTTTGCTGGTAGACTCAGGGAAGGGCCTGACCGCAAGCTCATGGTGGAATGTACCGGTGAGGGTATCTTGTTCATAGAAGCTGATGCTGATGTTACACTTGAGCAATTCGGCGATGCGCTTCAACCACCTTTCCCCTGCTTGGAGGAGCTCCTCTTTGATGTCCCTGGGTCTGGCGGGGTGTTGAACTGCCCTTTGTTGCTTATTCAG GTGACGCGCCTCAAGTGTGGTGGTTTTCTGTTTGCCCTCCGCCTGAACCATACCATGAGTGATGCCGCAGGCCTAGTCCAATTCATGGCAGCAGTGGGTGAGATGGCACGGGGAGCCAATGCGCCCTCCGTCCCAGCTGTGTGGGAAAGACAAGTTCTCAATGCTAGTAACCCTCCACGAGTTACATGCACACACCGTGAGTACGAGGAGGTAGCTGACACCAAGGGTACCATTATTCCACTTGATGATATGGCTCATCGTTCCTTCTTCTTTGGCCCTTCAGAAATGTCTGCTCTTCGAAAATTTGTCCCGCCTCACCTTAGCCATTGTTCTTCTTTCGAAATTCTAACAGCATGTCTTTGGAAATGTCGGACCATTGCCCTCCAACCAGATCCCACGGAGGAGATGCGCATAATATGCATTGTCAATGCTCGTGATAAATTTAACCCTCCATTGCCAAGAGGATACTATGGTAATGGCTTTGCTTTTCCGGTAGCAGTGGCAACTGCAGGAGAACTCTCAAAAAATCCATTTGGATACGCCTTAGAATTGGTGAGAAAGGCCAAGGCTGACGTGACTGAGGAATACATGCGATCAGTATCATCTTTGATGGTGATGAAGGGGAGGCCTCACTTTACAGTGGTAAGGGCATACCTGGTATCGGACCTGAGACGTGCAGGATTCGAAGAGGTAGATTTTGGATGGGGTAATGCTATATACGGTGGCGCTGCCAAGGGTGGGGTTGGCGCCATCCCTGGAGTTGCAAGTTTTTATATCCCATTTACAAACAAGAACGGAGAAAATGGGGTTGTGGTCCCATTTTGCTTGCCGGCTCCTGCCATGGAAAGATTTGTCAAGGAGCTTGACGGCATGTTGAAGGTCGACCAGCCAGTTAGCGCGCAAACTAAGTCCAAATTTATTGTATCTTCCCTATAA
- the LOC118027785 gene encoding uncharacterized protein, which translates to MEERKGDPRIYVAVALFSACLVSGGALLALYMFLPISYVKSWYAIAGMILVAAPWAFWFLTYIYRCLRPVDYTLSEPCKSPAGSPFSLKEGAPMSPRNPPFDDEPQSPSSDGIRHVHFGGVVVVSDDVDNNGGDQGGLTLSEIKHKEENSVNSRESEIPLPFFVVPKK; encoded by the coding sequence ATggaggaaaggaaaggagatCCGAGAATTTACGTCGCCGTAGCTCTATTTTCTGCATGCCTTGTTTCTGGTGGAGCTCTTCTTGCTCTTTACATGTTCCTTCCTATAAGCTACGTAAAATCATGGTATGCCATCGCAGGAATGATTCTTGTCGCCGCGCCATGGGCATTTTGGTTTCTGACCTACATTTACCGATGCCTTAGACCTGTTGACTATACACTTTCTGAACCATGCAAATCCCCTGCAGGATCCCCATTTTCGCTCAAAGAAGGTGCTCCAATGTCACCAAGGAATCCTCCGTTTGATGATGAGCCCCAGAGTCCTTCTTCAGATGGTATACGCCACGTGCATTTTGGTGGGGTGGTGGTTGTGAGCGATGACGTTGATAACAACGGTGGTGACCAAGGTGGACTTACGCTTTCAGAAATCAAGCATAAAGAGGAGAATTCTGTTAATTCCAGGGAAAGTGAGATCCCTCTACCTTTCTTTGTTGTCccaaaaaagtga